The Oligoflexia bacterium genome includes a region encoding these proteins:
- the pepN gene encoding aminopeptidase N: protein MKTLKLIQIVLLISMISPLVLASDRVVSKGLTQEIAEARASVIKAPVKYDLTFVVGQDEKEFTGISNITFDIISNPEKLTLDFFEGKVQELTINGVVQPIVEYNNHFITLPVKSLKTGTNNVIVKFSHVYSTSGTGLHRFLDPEDKRVYMYTHLEPYDANQVFPCFDQPDLKAIITMQVTAPKDWTVISTTREEKTTAKENKMTQWNFTASPVMSTYLMSLHAGPYKMWNSQAGAVPLRLFARQSLAKYVVPNDWFTITRQGLKFFDEYFAFPYPFKKYDQVIAPDFNMGAMENLAAVTFSELYIQRGKSTQSERLRLAEVILHEMAHMWFGDLVTMKWWNDLWLNESFATYMATIAINEATEFKKLAWVNFFFTKIWAYTEDQWVTTHPIEGPVRDSESAFVAFDGITYGKGASSLKQIDFYLGEDNFKKGVRLYFQKYQYRNTERKDFTTSLAVASGKDLKKWTTEWLQKEGLNTVEIQYTCKNDKIQNFRLIQTAPSDHSTLRSHRTQIAMFMSSGPSAMKMYKVVQAHYEGKETVIKELEKQDCPDIAFPNYGDFDYVKVKLDKRTLENTQKYLTKIDDPLTRLQLWSTLWDMVRDGELDAPSYANFVFDNLGSEKDIKIIELITNTLYGRRLNNPSLQMYLPKEEKEARAYFEEYTKRAEDFFWKQTQKAPAGSDLQKTWFGSYLRVAKSIDAQLKLVKVLKNEIKFKNFPIDQDRRWKILFQLALTNAPGVNELLTQESKDDPSNAGLLMSIYSDAAKPDRTKKKEWFEKITAKPNEIPLNQARFAMNGLFPPDQANLKAEFADAFFTVLPKINNEFSPDFQETFASTLAPNLCTQESAKKLENYLDSKPTLTPVILKELLVVQQEDERCVKVRKIASDKLTKIKIPKK, encoded by the coding sequence ATGAAAACACTCAAACTTATTCAGATCGTACTTTTAATTTCTATGATTAGTCCTTTGGTCTTAGCATCAGATCGTGTTGTATCAAAAGGACTTACTCAAGAAATCGCAGAAGCAAGAGCCTCGGTTATAAAAGCACCTGTAAAATATGATCTTACTTTTGTTGTTGGACAGGATGAGAAAGAATTCACAGGAATCTCAAATATCACTTTTGACATCATATCGAATCCTGAAAAACTCACCCTTGATTTTTTCGAAGGAAAAGTTCAAGAACTTACAATTAATGGAGTTGTCCAACCAATCGTTGAGTACAACAATCACTTCATCACTTTACCTGTCAAAAGTTTAAAAACAGGCACTAACAATGTCATCGTTAAATTTTCTCATGTCTACAGCACTTCAGGCACAGGGCTACATCGATTTTTGGATCCAGAAGATAAACGAGTGTACATGTACACTCATCTTGAGCCCTACGATGCAAATCAAGTATTTCCATGTTTTGATCAACCCGACTTAAAAGCCATAATCACGATGCAAGTTACGGCTCCCAAAGATTGGACCGTTATTTCGACAACGCGAGAAGAAAAAACTACTGCTAAAGAAAATAAAATGACCCAATGGAATTTCACAGCCTCTCCTGTGATGAGTACTTATCTCATGTCGCTTCATGCAGGCCCTTATAAAATGTGGAACTCTCAAGCAGGAGCCGTACCGTTGAGACTTTTTGCCCGTCAAAGTTTGGCAAAGTATGTAGTTCCAAATGATTGGTTCACAATTACGCGCCAGGGATTGAAATTTTTTGACGAGTATTTCGCGTTTCCCTACCCGTTTAAAAAATATGATCAAGTAATAGCACCTGATTTTAACATGGGTGCCATGGAAAACCTTGCAGCGGTTACATTCTCAGAGCTCTATATACAAAGAGGTAAATCTACACAATCAGAGCGACTAAGGTTGGCAGAAGTTATTTTACATGAAATGGCCCATATGTGGTTCGGAGATCTTGTCACCATGAAATGGTGGAACGATCTATGGCTTAACGAAAGTTTTGCAACTTACATGGCAACCATTGCTATAAACGAAGCCACCGAATTTAAAAAACTCGCTTGGGTTAATTTTTTCTTCACGAAAATTTGGGCGTATACTGAAGATCAATGGGTTACTACCCACCCAATCGAAGGCCCCGTACGCGACTCTGAGTCGGCTTTTGTTGCCTTTGATGGAATCACCTACGGAAAAGGGGCTTCATCGTTAAAGCAAATTGATTTTTATTTAGGAGAAGATAACTTCAAAAAAGGTGTTCGACTTTATTTTCAAAAATATCAATACCGAAATACAGAAAGAAAAGATTTCACAACTTCACTTGCAGTTGCCTCTGGTAAAGATCTTAAAAAATGGACAACTGAATGGCTGCAAAAAGAAGGTCTCAACACTGTAGAAATTCAGTATACTTGCAAAAACGATAAGATTCAAAATTTCAGACTCATTCAAACTGCTCCAAGTGATCATTCAACACTTCGCTCCCACCGTACTCAAATTGCGATGTTTATGTCTTCTGGCCCATCGGCAATGAAAATGTATAAAGTCGTACAAGCACATTACGAAGGTAAAGAGACCGTCATTAAAGAATTAGAAAAGCAAGATTGCCCTGATATTGCGTTTCCAAATTACGGTGATTTTGATTATGTGAAAGTTAAACTTGATAAACGTACACTTGAAAACACACAGAAATATTTAACTAAAATTGATGATCCCCTTACACGTCTACAACTCTGGAGTACATTATGGGATATGGTTCGCGATGGCGAACTCGACGCCCCAAGCTATGCAAACTTTGTTTTTGATAATTTAGGCAGCGAAAAAGATATTAAAATTATAGAACTTATCACAAACACACTCTATGGTCGTCGCCTTAATAATCCGTCATTACAAATGTATTTGCCAAAAGAAGAAAAAGAAGCACGGGCCTACTTTGAAGAATATACGAAACGCGCAGAAGATTTCTTTTGGAAGCAAACACAAAAAGCTCCAGCTGGATCAGATCTTCAAAAGACTTGGTTTGGCTCATATTTAAGAGTGGCAAAATCAATTGATGCTCAATTGAAATTGGTTAAAGTTTTAAAAAATGAAATTAAATTCAAAAATTTTCCTATAGACCAAGATCGTCGTTGGAAGATTTTATTTCAACTCGCACTTACAAATGCACCAGGGGTGAATGAGCTTTTAACTCAAGAATCAAAAGACGACCCCTCTAACGCAGGTCTTTTGATGTCAATCTATTCAGATGCAGCAAAACCTGATCGAACCAAGAAAAAAGAGTGGTTTGAGAAGATAACTGCAAAGCCTAATGAAATTCCGCTTAATCAAGCACGCTTTGCAATGAACGGTCTTTTTCCACCCGATCAAGCAAATTTAAAAGCAGAGTTTGCCGATGCTTTTTTCACTGTATTGCCAAAGATTAATAATGAATTTAGCCCTGATTTTCAAGAGACCTTTGCTTCAACACTGGCCCCTAATTTGTGTACTCAAGAGAGTGCAAAAAAACTGGAGAACTATCTTGATAGTAAACCCACACTAACGCCTGTAATCTTAAAAGAGCTGCTCGTTGTTCAACAAGAGGATGAGCGATGTGTGAAAGTCAGAAAAATCGCATCTGATAAGTTAACTAAAATTAAAATTCCGAAAAAATAA
- a CDS encoding DUF2306 domain-containing protein, producing MKMVLYPHVICGVIALFIFIIPLITKKGGRAHVLWGRSYTLCMTVVILGAFIITPWRFFIDEQRSPKSQEFAVFLLFVAILSASTLHFGLRALRHKNRTFKTTKCIDVAPSSLLIATSLLTGLYGILNGSTLLTWIPIAGLLSGVQSLKYWLTAPTEKMHWWYAHIQGMFGACIATVTAFFVTALPNLMGQEFQASLLLWLLPSVIMVPIEYFILKNYRVKFGDA from the coding sequence ATGAAAATGGTTTTATACCCCCATGTGATCTGTGGGGTTATTGCTCTTTTTATCTTTATTATTCCACTCATTACAAAAAAAGGCGGCAGGGCTCATGTACTTTGGGGGAGATCCTACACGTTATGCATGACCGTAGTTATTCTCGGTGCGTTTATCATCACACCTTGGCGATTTTTTATCGATGAGCAACGCTCACCTAAAAGCCAAGAGTTTGCGGTGTTTTTACTTTTCGTTGCTATACTTTCAGCTTCAACGCTGCATTTTGGACTTCGCGCTTTACGCCACAAAAACAGAACTTTTAAAACTACAAAATGTATTGATGTAGCTCCTTCAAGTTTGCTTATCGCCACTTCTTTGTTAACAGGCCTTTACGGAATACTAAATGGAAGTACGCTTTTGACATGGATACCAATAGCGGGGCTTTTATCAGGGGTGCAAAGTTTAAAATACTGGCTAACGGCACCTACTGAGAAAATGCATTGGTGGTATGCACATATACAAGGGATGTTTGGCGCTTGTATTGCGACGGTAACTGCATTTTTTGTGACAGCTCTACCAAATCTAATGGGTCAAGAATTTCAGGCATCTTTACTGTTATGGTTACTACCCTCAGTCATCATGGTGCCTATTGAGTATTTTATTCTTAAGAATTATCGAGTGAAATTTGGCGATGCCTAA